In Actinomycetota bacterium, a genomic segment contains:
- a CDS encoding proton-conducting transporter membrane subunit, translating into MLIVPLALMAAAAFAAPFLARRLGRNTGYVIAGVFLTSMVLLLLQASDVIAGGQVSQSWMWVPELGVEFSLRLNGLGLLFAALVLGVGALVLSYCPPYLDPDYEHGRLFGILTLFAAAMLGLVLAGDLILLLVFWEITTVCSFLLVAGQGLNGARPAVRALVVTAGGGLALLAASVLLIARTGTTEIDAILLTAPAALTPLDMLVVGPLVVVAAFTKSAQLPFHGWLPGAMVAITPISAYLHAATLVKAGIYLLLLFSPLFVEAPGWHLTLMGIGLTTMVFGAFQALRQVDLKALLAYSTVSQLGMMVALVGVGTSASLAAAVLLVAAHALFKATLFMLVGIVDREAGSRDIRELSGLWRAMPITAVLTGLAAMSMAGVPPLVGFVAKEEAFYAFIGTSDAAWTQGTPWAGWVAAGVAVIGAALTFAYSARIISGAFAGPLTQKSLYEPSWAFLAPAAIPAFAGLLLGVAPWLLDSIVARATIDTGFTPTPGGLSLWHGLSIALFLSAMAISLGLLIHFRRTWLQRWLGTTPPPARWPGLFDQGWDATLALGARVGRSAHSTSVGVHLAGVGLLLAALAVGALLTVPGLAPAVEGTARPVDLLVLLVLLPAVLALTRAPTTLSALVLAGIVGLVIAVWLLLLGAPDVALTLLLVEILTVVIAAPALARLPRPAPPRSHPAVAAAAATGVGLLAGAAAWAFTGRRGPSDSAKYYVSMAEQETGGTNVVNTILVDFRGLDTLGEIVVLAAAAWGLLAAGAARGLLPVGPSVIGPGERLVLRTGSAVVIPLLVGLSAVLFWRGHNEPGGGFIAGLGLGAALVVARISGVPVRLPSPSAFVGTGLLVAVGTGILGLLMAGAFLKPFPVSMPGWDGYVTSSMVFDLGVLLVVVGLVQAAVDRLAGWGRAPEPADRTDDAAVTS; encoded by the coding sequence ATGCTCATCGTGCCCCTCGCATTGATGGCCGCTGCAGCGTTCGCCGCTCCGTTCCTGGCTCGACGACTCGGCCGCAACACCGGGTACGTGATCGCCGGGGTCTTCCTCACCTCGATGGTCCTGCTGCTGCTGCAGGCCTCCGACGTGATCGCGGGAGGCCAGGTCTCCCAGTCCTGGATGTGGGTTCCGGAACTGGGCGTGGAGTTCTCGCTTCGACTGAACGGCCTCGGCCTGCTGTTCGCCGCCCTGGTCCTCGGCGTCGGCGCACTCGTCCTGTCCTACTGCCCGCCCTACCTAGATCCGGACTACGAGCACGGTCGGCTGTTCGGCATCCTAACCCTATTCGCTGCGGCGATGCTGGGCCTGGTCCTGGCCGGAGACCTCATCCTGCTGCTGGTGTTCTGGGAGATCACCACCGTCTGCAGCTTCCTGCTCGTGGCTGGGCAGGGCCTGAATGGGGCCCGGCCTGCAGTGCGGGCGCTCGTGGTGACGGCTGGCGGTGGGCTGGCCCTCCTCGCCGCCTCGGTGCTTCTCATCGCCCGCACAGGGACAACCGAGATAGACGCCATCCTGCTGACGGCGCCTGCGGCGCTGACTCCGCTGGACATGCTCGTGGTTGGCCCGCTTGTCGTCGTCGCGGCCTTCACCAAGTCGGCGCAGCTGCCCTTCCACGGGTGGTTGCCCGGGGCGATGGTCGCGATCACACCGATCAGCGCCTACCTGCACGCGGCGACGCTGGTCAAGGCCGGCATCTACCTGCTCCTGCTGTTCTCTCCGCTGTTCGTCGAGGCACCGGGCTGGCATCTGACCCTCATGGGGATCGGCCTGACCACCATGGTGTTCGGAGCGTTTCAGGCATTGCGGCAGGTCGACCTTAAGGCGCTTCTCGCGTACTCGACGGTGAGCCAGCTCGGCATGATGGTCGCTCTCGTCGGCGTCGGAACGTCGGCATCGCTGGCGGCGGCCGTGCTGCTGGTCGCCGCCCACGCGCTGTTCAAGGCGACGCTGTTCATGCTGGTCGGCATCGTCGACCGGGAAGCGGGCAGCCGCGATATCCGCGAGCTCAGCGGCCTGTGGCGGGCGATGCCGATCACCGCGGTGCTGACCGGGCTCGCCGCCATGTCGATGGCCGGCGTGCCACCGCTGGTGGGGTTCGTTGCAAAGGAGGAGGCCTTCTACGCCTTCATCGGCACATCCGACGCAGCCTGGACCCAGGGGACGCCCTGGGCCGGCTGGGTAGCCGCCGGGGTTGCCGTCATCGGCGCTGCCCTCACCTTCGCGTACAGTGCCCGCATCATCAGCGGTGCCTTCGCCGGCCCGCTCACTCAGAAGTCCCTGTACGAGCCGTCCTGGGCCTTCCTGGCCCCGGCCGCGATCCCGGCGTTCGCCGGCCTGCTGCTCGGCGTCGCGCCCTGGCTGCTCGACAGCATCGTCGCCCGAGCCACCATCGACACCGGGTTCACCCCGACTCCGGGCGGCCTGTCGCTGTGGCACGGCCTGTCCATCGCCCTTTTCCTGTCTGCCATGGCCATCAGCCTGGGCCTGCTCATCCACTTCCGTCGCACCTGGCTCCAGCGGTGGCTCGGGACGACCCCGCCGCCCGCCCGCTGGCCAGGGCTGTTCGACCAAGGGTGGGATGCGACGCTGGCGCTCGGCGCACGCGTCGGCCGCTCGGCGCACTCCACCTCCGTCGGTGTCCACCTGGCCGGTGTGGGCCTTCTGCTCGCGGCTCTTGCTGTCGGTGCGCTCCTGACCGTGCCGGGACTGGCCCCCGCCGTCGAGGGGACCGCACGGCCGGTCGACCTGCTGGTCCTGCTGGTGCTCCTGCCAGCAGTGCTCGCCCTCACCCGGGCGCCGACCACCCTGTCCGCGCTCGTCCTGGCCGGCATCGTCGGCCTCGTCATCGCGGTGTGGCTGCTCCTGCTCGGTGCCCCGGATGTCGCCCTAACGCTGCTGCTCGTCGAGATCCTCACCGTCGTCATCGCCGCACCGGCCTTGGCGCGCCTGCCCCGGCCCGCCCCTCCGCGCAGCCACCCGGCGGTCGCTGCTGCGGCAGCGACCGGCGTCGGCCTGCTGGCCGGGGCCGCGGCCTGGGCTTTCACGGGCCGTCGCGGCCCGTCGGACTCAGCCAAGTACTACGTGTCCATGGCCGAGCAGGAGACCGGAGGCACCAACGTCGTCAACACCATCCTGGTCGACTTCCGCGGGCTGGACACGCTCGGGGAGATCGTGGTTCTCGCGGCCGCGGCATGGGGGCTGCTCGCCGCAGGCGCCGCGCGCGGCCTGCTGCCGGTCGGACCCTCGGTCATCGGGCCCGGGGAGCGGCTGGTCCTACGGACGGGATCGGCGGTCGTCATCCCGCTGCTGGTCGGCCTGTCGGCCGTGCTGTTCTGGCGCGGCCACAATGAGCCAGGCGGCGGATTCATCGCAGGTCTCGGACTCGGCGCGGCCCTGGTCGTCGCCCGGATCTCGGGGGTGCCGGTCCGGCTGCCATCACCCTCGGCGTTCGTGGGCACCGGACTGCTCGTGGCCGTCGGCACCGGCATCCTGGGCCTCCTCATGGCCGGGGCTTTCCTCAAGCCATTCCCGGTCTCCATGCCCGGGTGGGACGGGTACGTCACCTCGTCGATGGTGTTCGACCTGGGCGTGCTCCTGGTCGTCGTCGGCCTGGTCCAAGCTGCCGTCGACCGGCTGGCTGGCTGGGGCCGTGCACCGGAGCCGGCCGACCGGACCGACGACGCGGCGGTGACGTCATGA
- a CDS encoding Na+/H+ antiporter subunit E, with protein MTLLRKLGRAVGRLPALAGLALWATVAIVRASAMVARDIVAPSARLAPGVLIVPLRCRTPLEVSLFTGLITLTPGTLVVGIDPRLTEVWVHGMYAADPEELRDDLIDIEGRVLRALRGRRAVPQSRLAAAGPSEGGS; from the coding sequence ATGACCCTTCTGCGGAAGCTCGGGCGGGCAGTGGGCCGCCTGCCCGCCCTCGCGGGCCTGGCCCTATGGGCGACTGTGGCCATCGTGCGCGCCTCGGCCATGGTGGCGCGCGACATCGTGGCGCCGTCGGCCCGGCTCGCCCCCGGCGTGCTTATCGTCCCGCTGCGCTGCAGGACTCCGCTGGAGGTCAGCCTGTTCACTGGCCTGATCACGTTGACTCCGGGCACCCTCGTGGTCGGCATCGATCCACGGCTGACCGAGGTGTGGGTGCACGGGATGTATGCCGCGGACCCGGAGGAGTTGCGGGACGATCTCATCGACATCGAGGGACGGGTGCTGCGCGCCCTGCGTGGGCGCCGGGCCGTGCCGCAGTCTCGCCTGGCGGCAGCCGGCCCATCGGAGGGAGGTTCGTGA
- the rpmJ gene encoding 50S ribosomal protein L36 — MKVKPSVKTICDKCKVIRRHGVVMVICENPRHKQRQG; from the coding sequence ATGAAGGTCAAGCCGAGCGTTAAGACGATTTGCGATAAGTGCAAGGTCATCCGTCGTCACGGAGTTGTCATGGTGATTTGCGAGAACCCTCGCCACAAGCAGCGTCAGGGCTAA
- a CDS encoding universal stress protein: MTRRLVFGDDQSQAADVAWLWINSHDWPGWQIEALTATPAGQAQDTEVHAWGARHPRELLREWTQTPVHHEQIIGDPMRTLTGLRDRDLLVVGPKGRGFRKTLHLGSTTDALLNEPPMPLVIARHGVPTRRALVCADGSADCHAAVEAMRAMPWLGQVQVLVVSVPHSGFDAQSAAERVAEILRPDARSVRVEVPPPDELQITVDTRVVLLEAAEWWQADLVVLGTRGLSGFAAVRAGSIATSLATNATCSVLMARAT, from the coding sequence ATGACACGCAGGCTCGTCTTCGGCGACGACCAGTCCCAAGCGGCCGATGTCGCCTGGCTGTGGATCAATTCGCATGACTGGCCCGGATGGCAGATCGAGGCCCTCACCGCCACCCCCGCGGGCCAGGCGCAGGACACCGAGGTGCATGCCTGGGGGGCCCGGCACCCGCGAGAGCTGCTGAGGGAGTGGACCCAGACCCCGGTGCACCACGAACAGATCATCGGCGACCCGATGCGCACCCTGACAGGGCTGCGGGACCGCGACCTGCTCGTCGTGGGACCCAAAGGGCGCGGGTTCCGCAAGACCCTGCACCTGGGCAGCACCACCGACGCCCTGCTGAACGAGCCGCCGATGCCGCTGGTCATCGCCCGCCACGGAGTCCCCACCAGGCGCGCCCTAGTCTGCGCTGACGGTTCCGCGGACTGCCATGCTGCCGTCGAGGCCATGCGGGCGATGCCCTGGCTCGGGCAGGTGCAGGTCCTCGTGGTCAGCGTCCCGCACTCCGGGTTCGATGCGCAGTCGGCCGCCGAGCGGGTCGCCGAGATCCTCCGTCCCGATGCCCGCTCGGTCCGGGTCGAGGTCCCCCCTCCCGATGAGCTGCAGATCACGGTCGACACCCGGGTGGTGCTCCTCGAGGCAGCCGAGTGGTGGCAGGCAGACCTCGTTGTCCTCGGCACTCGGGGGTTGTCTGGATTCGCAGCTGTCAGGGCGGGATCCATCGCCACCTCCCTGGCCACGAACGCGACCTGCTCCGTGCTGATGGCGCGCGCGACGTGA
- the rpsK gene encoding 30S ribosomal protein S11 — MAPKSGQKGAPKKVRRKEKKNVAHGHAHIKSTFNNTIVSITDPTGAVIAWSSAGQVGFKGSRKSTPFAAQLAAESAARRAMEHGMRKVDVFVKGPGSGRETAIRSLQATGLEVGSISDVTPAPHNGTRPSKRRRV; from the coding sequence ATGGCACCCAAGTCAGGCCAGAAAGGCGCACCGAAGAAGGTTCGCCGCAAAGAGAAGAAGAACGTGGCCCACGGTCACGCTCACATCAAGAGCACGTTCAACAACACCATCGTGTCCATCACTGACCCCACAGGCGCCGTCATCGCATGGTCAAGCGCTGGCCAGGTTGGTTTCAAGGGCAGCCGCAAGAGCACCCCATTCGCCGCACAGCTCGCAGCAGAATCTGCCGCGCGTCGCGCAATGGAGCACGGCATGCGCAAGGTTGACGTGTTCGTCAAGGGTCCAGGCTCCGGCCGCGAGACCGCTATCCGTTCGCTGCAGGCAACTGGGCTTGAGGTCGGCTCCATCTCCGACGTCACACCAGCGCCACACAACGGAACCCGTCCGTCCAAGCGTCGACGCGTCTGA
- a CDS encoding monovalent cation/H(+) antiporter subunit G, whose translation MTDDLTPVTAGLILLGAGLVALAGLGLLRLPDPLTRASAVSKAAALGVALVLFAALMDAGSPRVLVVLLLVLAAHVVTVPLSGLVLGRAAYRSGTARPPVTKIDEPADRAEGPGPWQ comes from the coding sequence ATGACCGACGACCTGACGCCGGTGACGGCCGGACTGATCCTGCTGGGCGCCGGCCTCGTCGCGCTGGCCGGACTCGGACTCCTGCGACTGCCGGATCCGCTCACCCGGGCGAGCGCAGTCTCCAAGGCAGCGGCGCTCGGGGTAGCGCTCGTCCTCTTCGCTGCGCTTATGGACGCCGGATCTCCCAGAGTTCTGGTGGTTCTGCTGCTGGTACTGGCCGCGCACGTGGTCACGGTGCCGCTCAGTGGGTTGGTGCTGGGCCGGGCGGCCTACCGCTCGGGGACCGCGCGCCCGCCCGTGACGAAGATCGACGAGCCGGCCGATCGGGCCGAGGGTCCCGGCCCCTGGCAGTGA
- a CDS encoding monovalent cation/H+ antiporter complex subunit F, which translates to MTVADVALALVALGMLAAVYRAVRGPSAADRLVAAELGFIAAVCAIVLVEMRIDLPALLDIALAAVLIGFLATLGLARMVPARQHAWGLDAGEAPHDPREDA; encoded by the coding sequence ATGACGGTCGCTGACGTCGCCCTTGCGCTGGTCGCCCTTGGCATGCTGGCCGCGGTCTACCGAGCCGTGCGGGGCCCGTCGGCAGCGGACCGACTGGTCGCCGCGGAGCTGGGGTTCATCGCCGCGGTGTGCGCCATCGTGCTCGTCGAGATGAGGATCGACCTTCCCGCGCTGCTCGACATCGCGCTCGCCGCGGTGCTCATCGGCTTCCTGGCGACGCTGGGGCTGGCTCGAATGGTGCCCGCGCGCCAGCACGCCTGGGGACTGGACGCCGGCGAGGCCCCCCACGACCCCCGGGAGGACGCATGA
- a CDS encoding sodium:proton antiporter: MTMALAIAALAAVGTWLLVRGGGVRLVLGFILLGHAVNLLIISAGGTDRRTAPLLGQSDVALLADPLPQAFVLTAIVITFGVTVYLVSLVTRTEGDSSRRRPAADLDPDASNERPDGEER, from the coding sequence ATGACGATGGCGCTCGCGATCGCCGCCCTCGCGGCCGTCGGCACCTGGCTTCTGGTCCGCGGCGGGGGCGTCCGACTGGTACTGGGCTTCATCCTGCTCGGGCACGCGGTGAACCTGCTCATCATCTCCGCCGGCGGCACGGACCGACGCACGGCGCCACTCCTGGGTCAGTCGGACGTGGCCCTGCTGGCCGACCCGCTTCCTCAGGCCTTCGTCCTCACCGCCATCGTCATCACGTTCGGCGTAACGGTGTACCTGGTCTCGCTGGTCACCCGCACCGAGGGCGACAGCAGTCGGCGCCGGCCGGCCGCCGACCTCGACCCGGACGCGTCGAACGAGCGCCCGGACGGGGAGGAGCGGTGA
- a CDS encoding HAD-IC family P-type ATPase, with translation MTERSRPWHAAPVDEVMTDLETDRDRGLTSADAAQRLDRYGPNRLPEARHRGRLARLVAQFNNPLILVLIVAGVVTALLGHYLDSAVIFGVVVINALIGFVQEGKAEGALEAVRAMLATQATVLREGQRREVDATGLVPGDLVLLESGDRIPADLRLIRVHNLRVEESALTGESAPAEKSVDPVDPESSIGDRRCVAFSGTLVVYGQARGVVVATGAQTEVGRIGAMVGEAPALSTPLTQRLDQFARQITAFILAIGLAAFLYATVLGGMGASEAFLAVVGLAVAAIPEGLPAIITIVLAIGTRAMAADRAIVRRLPAVETLGSVSVICSDKTGTLTRNEMTAVRIMLPDTEVAVTGVGYAPDGGFTESGKDVAVTDRRDVQGLAIAALLCNDAGLTHDDTGTWSVVGDPTEGALVTLGLKAGVDRVELAAQMPRIDEIPFESENRYMATLHHDHHSETFVIVKGAPERVLGMCGQVGDDGWEARIAAAAAAGERVLALARADVPASTDALDADHLPEFTLLGMVGLLDPPRQEAIAAVAKCQSAGIRVVMITGDHAATALAIGRDLGLGGDEALTGEAIEALDDEELKLAAASHDVIARASPEHKMRLVSAMQSDGIYVAMTGDGVNDAPALKAADIGVAMGGRGTDAAREASDLVLTDDNFATIAGAVLRGRVVFDNIKKSLLVILPTNGGQAGLILVALVFGLTMPVTVGQILWINMVTAVTLALALAFEPAEKGVMAQPPRPPQQPLITRPLGIRIAYVSLLMTLITLIAFEWELTRGSSIEVARTTAVNVLVVGEIFYLFNVRHFTRSALNAEAFTGNRVAVWVSAILIVLQLAFTYLPVMQQVFHTAPLGWVSWTVILGLGAVKFLLVEAEKAFWRSRGVQQL, from the coding sequence ATGACTGAGCGCTCGCGACCGTGGCACGCAGCCCCGGTGGACGAGGTAATGACTGACCTTGAGACTGACCGCGACCGGGGGCTGACTTCAGCAGACGCGGCGCAGAGGCTGGACAGGTACGGGCCGAACCGGCTTCCCGAGGCGCGCCATCGTGGTCGGCTGGCGCGCTTGGTCGCGCAGTTCAACAACCCGCTGATCTTGGTGCTAATCGTGGCCGGTGTGGTCACCGCCCTGCTTGGGCACTACCTGGACTCCGCGGTGATCTTCGGCGTGGTAGTGATCAACGCGCTCATCGGGTTCGTCCAGGAGGGGAAGGCTGAGGGCGCCCTCGAGGCGGTCCGCGCGATGCTTGCGACCCAGGCCACGGTGCTCCGCGAGGGCCAGCGCCGCGAGGTGGATGCCACCGGCCTGGTGCCGGGCGACCTCGTGTTGCTGGAGTCCGGGGATCGGATACCGGCCGATCTCCGGCTGATCCGGGTGCACAACCTGCGGGTCGAGGAGTCGGCCCTGACCGGCGAGTCGGCCCCCGCGGAGAAGTCGGTGGACCCCGTGGACCCGGAGTCAAGTATCGGAGATCGGCGCTGTGTTGCCTTCTCGGGCACACTCGTCGTCTACGGGCAGGCCCGCGGGGTGGTAGTGGCCACCGGGGCGCAGACCGAGGTCGGCCGGATCGGGGCCATGGTCGGCGAGGCCCCGGCCCTGTCCACACCGCTGACCCAGCGGCTGGACCAGTTCGCCCGCCAGATCACCGCATTCATCCTGGCCATCGGGCTAGCCGCGTTCCTGTACGCCACCGTGCTGGGCGGGATGGGTGCGTCGGAGGCGTTCCTGGCCGTCGTCGGACTGGCGGTGGCCGCGATCCCAGAGGGCCTGCCGGCGATCATCACGATCGTGCTGGCGATCGGGACCCGGGCGATGGCCGCCGACCGGGCGATCGTGCGTCGCCTGCCGGCCGTCGAGACCCTGGGCTCGGTCTCGGTGATCTGCTCGGACAAGACCGGAACCCTGACCCGCAATGAGATGACCGCGGTCCGGATCATGCTGCCCGATACCGAGGTGGCCGTCACCGGGGTGGGGTACGCCCCCGACGGTGGCTTCACCGAGTCAGGGAAGGACGTCGCGGTCACCGACCGGCGTGACGTGCAGGGCCTGGCGATTGCTGCCCTGCTGTGCAACGACGCCGGTCTCACCCACGACGACACCGGAACCTGGTCCGTGGTGGGGGACCCCACCGAGGGAGCCTTGGTCACCCTAGGGCTCAAGGCAGGCGTGGACCGGGTGGAATTGGCCGCCCAGATGCCTCGCATCGACGAGATCCCCTTCGAGTCCGAGAACCGCTACATGGCGACCCTGCACCATGACCACCACAGCGAGACCTTCGTCATCGTCAAGGGCGCCCCAGAGCGGGTGCTCGGCATGTGCGGGCAGGTCGGCGACGACGGGTGGGAGGCACGGATCGCCGCCGCCGCCGCCGCCGGGGAACGGGTCCTGGCTCTGGCCCGCGCCGACGTGCCGGCGTCGACCGACGCGCTGGACGCCGACCACCTGCCCGAGTTCACCCTGCTGGGCATGGTCGGACTGCTGGATCCACCCCGGCAGGAGGCGATAGCCGCGGTCGCCAAGTGCCAGTCCGCGGGCATCCGAGTCGTCATGATCACCGGAGACCACGCCGCCACCGCGCTGGCCATCGGCAGGGACCTGGGGCTCGGTGGTGACGAGGCGCTGACTGGAGAGGCCATCGAGGCGCTCGACGACGAGGAGCTGAAGCTGGCTGCCGCCAGCCACGACGTCATCGCCCGGGCCAGCCCAGAGCACAAGATGCGCCTCGTGAGCGCCATGCAGTCCGATGGCATCTACGTGGCGATGACCGGCGACGGGGTCAACGACGCACCCGCGCTGAAGGCCGCGGACATCGGTGTCGCGATGGGCGGCCGAGGCACCGACGCGGCCCGTGAGGCGTCCGACCTGGTCCTCACGGATGACAACTTCGCCACGATCGCCGGCGCGGTCCTGCGAGGCCGGGTGGTCTTCGACAACATCAAGAAGTCGCTGCTGGTCATCCTGCCCACCAACGGCGGGCAGGCGGGACTGATCCTGGTCGCCCTGGTTTTCGGGCTGACCATGCCCGTCACAGTCGGTCAGATCCTCTGGATCAACATGGTCACCGCCGTCACCCTGGCCCTGGCGCTGGCCTTCGAACCGGCCGAGAAGGGTGTGATGGCCCAGCCGCCCCGGCCACCCCAGCAGCCGCTGATCACCAGACCGCTGGGCATCCGCATCGCCTATGTCAGCCTGCTCATGACCTTGATCACCCTGATCGCGTTCGAGTGGGAGCTCACCCGAGGCAGTTCCATAGAGGTGGCCCGCACCACCGCCGTGAACGTTCTGGTGGTCGGTGAGATCTTCTACCTGTTCAACGTCCGGCACTTCACCCGCTCGGCACTGAACGCCGAGGCATTCACCGGCAACCGAGTCGCCGTGTGGGTCAGCGCCATCCTGATCGTCCTTCAGCTGGCCTTCACCTACCTACCCGTGATGCAGCAGGTCTTTCACACCGCACCGCTGGGCTGGGTGTCGTGGACGGTCATCCTCGGGCTCGGGGCGGTCAAGTTCCTCCTTGTTGAGGCCGAGAAGGCGTTCTGGCGATCCCGGGGGGTCCAGCAACTATGA
- the rpsM gene encoding 30S ribosomal protein S13 — MARLVGVDLPREKRMAIALTYIYGVGRSQAAAALTATGIDPEMKSKDLSDDQTLALRDWIDTNLKVEGDLRREVAADIRRKVEIGCYQGLRHRKGLPVRGQRTHTNARTRKGPRKTVAGKKKATK, encoded by the coding sequence ATGGCACGTCTTGTCGGTGTTGATCTGCCGCGCGAAAAGCGCATGGCAATCGCACTCACCTATATCTATGGAGTCGGTCGTTCACAGGCCGCCGCTGCCCTTACTGCAACGGGCATTGATCCGGAAATGAAGTCCAAGGACCTCTCCGATGATCAAACTCTCGCCCTTCGCGACTGGATCGACACCAACCTCAAGGTTGAAGGCGATCTGCGTCGTGAGGTTGCCGCAGACATCCGCCGCAAGGTTGAGATTGGCTGCTATCAGGGACTTCGCCACCGTAAGGGCCTCCCGGTCCGCGGCCAGCGCACCCACACCAATGCTCGTACCCGCAAGGGTCCGCGCAAGACCGTCGCTGGCAAGAAGAAGGCCACGAAGTAA
- the infA gene encoding translation initiation factor IF-1, with protein sequence MGKKDGAIELEGTIMESLPNAMFRVELDNGHKVLAHISGKMRMHYIRILPDDRVVVELSPYDLTRGRIVYRYK encoded by the coding sequence ATGGGCAAAAAAGACGGAGCGATCGAGCTTGAGGGCACGATCATGGAGTCTTTGCCTAATGCAATGTTCCGCGTGGAGTTGGACAACGGGCACAAAGTTTTGGCGCACATCAGCGGCAAGATGCGAATGCACTACATCCGCATCCTTCCCGATGACCGTGTTGTCGTAGAACTGTCTCCGTATGACCTCACTCGCGGTCGCATCGTCTATCGCTACAAGTAA
- a CDS encoding monovalent cation/H+ antiporter subunit D family protein produces MTALLPLVFAIPLLAALLVALSGSRLLGRVLGLATPAAVATVGVMLTVATSGGEVIAAQVGGWPAGLGIPFAADLLSAMLLVVSGVLVFASMTFAFASDQDRNRWFVPLALVMTAGVYGAYLTADLFNLFVMVEVALLPSYVLMTRRGGPLALRATRLYLAINLTASTIFLAGLGAVYGVTGTVNVAALADQGGVPIVAVAVGVILIALSMKAAVVPVHTWLPATYPYASPAVTALFSGLLTKVGVYTLIRVLSVVYEPGPTVTLVVVAVTGTSMVIGVLGALGEGSIRGVLSFHMVSQVGYILVGLVLAGPIGMAAAVFYLVHHTVVKTSLFLTGGVVEQQHGTGRIARLGGVASQHRLVAVAFLFAALSLTGLPPFSGFWAKFGVLDAAVDAGNYLVFWLALLVSVGTLVSMLKVGSGVFWGKAPGVGASAGSAPRGQGPWQPGLVLPGLVLAGVSLAIGIFPGPLLELAATAGAGLSDPSTYVEAVLGR; encoded by the coding sequence GTGACCGCCCTGCTGCCGCTGGTGTTCGCCATCCCGCTGCTGGCTGCCCTGCTGGTCGCGCTGAGCGGCAGTCGGCTGCTCGGCCGCGTACTCGGGCTGGCAACACCGGCCGCGGTGGCGACGGTCGGCGTCATGCTGACGGTGGCCACAAGTGGCGGCGAGGTCATCGCGGCGCAGGTGGGCGGCTGGCCGGCCGGACTGGGGATCCCCTTCGCCGCCGACCTGCTCAGTGCCATGCTTCTCGTGGTCTCTGGTGTCCTCGTCTTCGCGTCGATGACCTTCGCCTTCGCCAGCGACCAGGACAGAAACCGCTGGTTCGTCCCGCTCGCGCTCGTCATGACCGCGGGTGTCTACGGCGCCTACCTGACGGCCGACCTGTTCAACCTGTTCGTCATGGTCGAGGTCGCCCTGCTGCCGTCGTACGTGCTGATGACACGTCGCGGCGGCCCGCTGGCCCTGCGGGCGACACGGCTCTACTTGGCGATCAACCTGACGGCATCGACGATCTTCCTGGCCGGACTGGGCGCCGTGTACGGCGTGACCGGCACCGTCAACGTGGCCGCCCTGGCGGACCAGGGAGGCGTCCCGATCGTGGCCGTCGCGGTCGGCGTCATACTCATCGCCCTGTCCATGAAGGCGGCGGTCGTGCCGGTCCACACCTGGCTGCCGGCGACCTACCCGTATGCGAGTCCGGCGGTGACCGCGCTGTTCTCCGGACTGCTGACGAAGGTCGGCGTATACACCCTGATCCGAGTGCTGTCGGTGGTGTACGAGCCCGGTCCCACCGTCACCCTCGTCGTCGTGGCGGTCACCGGCACGAGCATGGTGATCGGGGTGCTCGGCGCGCTGGGAGAGGGTTCCATCCGCGGGGTGCTGTCGTTCCACATGGTCAGCCAGGTCGGCTACATCCTCGTCGGCCTGGTTCTGGCCGGCCCTATCGGCATGGCCGCCGCGGTGTTCTACCTGGTCCACCACACTGTGGTGAAGACGTCGCTGTTCCTCACCGGCGGTGTGGTGGAGCAGCAGCACGGGACGGGTCGCATCGCTCGGCTCGGCGGCGTAGCAAGTCAGCATCGTCTGGTGGCCGTGGCCTTCCTGTTCGCTGCCCTGTCGCTGACCGGCCTGCCCCCGTTCTCCGGCTTCTGGGCCAAGTTCGGAGTGCTCGACGCCGCCGTCGATGCCGGGAACTACCTGGTGTTCTGGCTGGCCCTGCTGGTGAGCGTCGGCACTCTGGTGTCCATGCTCAAAGTCGGCTCCGGGGTGTTCTGGGGCAAGGCGCCGGGTGTCGGAGCCAGCGCCGGCAGCGCCCCGCGCGGGCAGGGCCCCTGGCAGCCAGGGCTGGTCCTGCCCGGTCTGGTGCTCGCGGGCGTGAGCCTGGCCATCGGCATCTTCCCCGGGCCGCTGCTCGAACTCGCGGCCACGGCCGGCGCCGGGCTTTCTGATCCGTCGACTTACGTCGAGGCGGTGCTGGGCCGATGA